A section of the Solitalea canadensis DSM 3403 genome encodes:
- the ychF gene encoding redox-regulated ATPase YchF, with product MALQCGIVGLPNVGKSTLFNSLSNAKAQAANFPFCTIEPNVGVITVPDERLNKLTELVKPQRVVPNTVEIVDIAGLVKGASKGEGLGNQFLANIRNTNAILHVLRCFDDPNVVHVDGSVDPIRDKEIIDTELQLKDLESVEKKLQKVEKSAKTGDKDAKKAVEVLTTVRDLLLSGQSARAAQLEEKDLEHLEDIHLLTLKPVMYVCNVDEASVNTGNKYVDIIREAVKNENAEVLVISAKIESEIAELESYEDKQLFLADLGLEESGVNKLIRAAYRLLNLATYFTAGVQEVRAWTITLGMSAPQAAGVIHTDFEKGFIRAEVIKYNDFVTLGSENACKEAGKLGVEGKTYIVEDGDIMHFRFNV from the coding sequence ATGGCTTTACAATGTGGTATTGTTGGACTACCAAACGTAGGAAAATCTACTCTATTTAACTCTCTTTCCAACGCAAAGGCACAAGCAGCAAATTTTCCATTTTGTACTATTGAGCCAAATGTGGGCGTAATTACCGTTCCTGACGAACGCTTAAATAAGTTAACTGAATTAGTGAAGCCTCAACGCGTTGTTCCTAACACTGTTGAGATTGTTGATATTGCAGGTTTAGTAAAAGGTGCGAGTAAAGGTGAAGGATTGGGTAACCAGTTCTTGGCTAATATCAGAAATACTAATGCAATCTTACATGTATTACGTTGTTTTGATGATCCTAACGTTGTACACGTTGATGGCTCAGTAGATCCTATCCGCGATAAAGAGATCATAGATACTGAACTTCAGTTAAAAGATCTTGAATCGGTTGAGAAAAAGCTTCAGAAGGTTGAAAAATCAGCAAAAACCGGAGATAAAGATGCCAAAAAAGCGGTTGAAGTATTAACAACAGTTCGTGATCTTTTACTTTCCGGTCAATCAGCTCGTGCTGCACAGTTGGAAGAAAAAGACCTGGAGCATTTAGAAGATATTCACTTATTGACGTTAAAACCAGTGATGTACGTTTGTAACGTTGATGAAGCATCTGTAAATACCGGCAACAAATATGTTGATATTATACGTGAAGCTGTAAAAAATGAAAACGCGGAGGTTTTGGTAATTTCTGCTAAAATCGAATCGGAAATAGCTGAACTGGAAAGCTACGAAGACAAACAATTGTTTTTGGCTGACTTAGGTTTGGAAGAATCTGGTGTAAATAAATTGATCCGTGCAGCATACCGATTATTGAACCTTGCTACTTATTTTACTGCCGGTGTGCAGGAAGTTCGTGCATGGACCATCACTTTGGGTATGTCGGCTCCTCAAGCTGCAGGTGTTATTCACACTGATTTTGAAAAAGGATTTATCCGTGCTGAAGTGATTAAGTATAATGACTTTGTAACCTTAGGATCGGAAAATGCCTGTAAAGAAGCAGGAAAGCTTGGTGTAGAAGGAAAAACTTATATAGTTGAAGATGGTGATATTATGCACTTCCGTTTTAACGTGTAA
- a CDS encoding heavy-metal-associated domain-containing protein, producing the protein MKKLKFILSAVLLSFAAQYSVAQEIKTEIFKVGGNCGMCENRIENAAKKIDGVQSAEWDEATKQLKVSYTSPASLLSIQKAIAEAGHDTEGTKATSKAYDKLHGCCQYTREVTSQEAPKGKVQTVFFKVSGMTCADGCAKGIEKALYKHKGVKQSEVNFETGVAKVVFDQSKLSIDQMKKIIEDFSPEGESSKYRAEVVAN; encoded by the coding sequence ATGAAAAAACTGAAATTTATCTTATCCGCTGTTTTACTGAGTTTTGCTGCTCAATATTCAGTAGCTCAGGAAATCAAAACAGAAATCTTTAAGGTTGGTGGCAACTGCGGAATGTGTGAAAACAGGATTGAAAATGCTGCAAAAAAAATAGATGGTGTACAATCAGCTGAATGGGATGAGGCTACTAAACAGTTGAAAGTAAGCTATACATCGCCTGCAAGTTTGTTGAGTATACAGAAAGCTATTGCTGAGGCTGGACATGATACGGAAGGGACGAAAGCAACGTCGAAAGCATACGATAAGCTGCATGGATGCTGTCAGTATACAAGAGAAGTTACAAGTCAGGAGGCTCCAAAAGGGAAAGTACAAACTGTATTCTTTAAAGTATCAGGTATGACCTGTGCTGATGGATGTGCCAAAGGAATTGAAAAGGCTTTGTATAAACACAAAGGCGTAAAGCAAAGCGAAGTAAATTTTGAGACCGGAGTCGCTAAAGTTGTTTTTGATCAGTCAAAACTTTCGATTGATCAAATGAAAAAAATTATCGAAGATTTTAGTCCGGAAGGAGAATCATCAAAATATCGTGCAGAGGTTGTTGCCAACTAA
- a CDS encoding TonB-dependent receptor, producing the protein MKRQLVIVLTLSFLVGFKARAQQITGTVFELNTSNKEVLLEGASISWINTSIGVISNAKGEFAINSQGVTDRRLIVSFVGLKTDTILVNHHKHLKIVLKSNGKQLDEVVFAQQRESTMVSVQPRKTEILTSKELKKAACCNLGESFQTNTTVDVTYRDGVTGSKELQVLGLAGAYTQILTENAPVITGLGTTYGIYGIPGTQIDQIHIVKGPGSVVFGPESISGMINVELKDPMRADKLFVNGYLDGYARAELNVDKTFKLSKDLSTLFSFHIDRFKLKMDQNDDSFLDMPMLQNINVLSKWKYESGSGWFSQNSIKYLNENREGGQSHFYNDNTQFDPSIYGQQLKTNRFEFYGRTGFIVPSGSYKSLGLQYSYVLHDLSGFYGLRSNNGHQQSINLRLIYNQTIGRLNSLNMGASYRLDKINEQFGNLQLNNDLTMPGVFVENTFSGEGSRPLSIVIGGRADWANGELVFTPRGNVKWSVDKNTDMRFSIGTGFKTANVLAENANIKVSNREIVIQGPLKFEKALNYGFNINRKFEIDYRKGSIGVDLYRTQFTNKIIPDYDTDPTKVFFNNLDGKSYANNIQVEAAYYILKPVELKVAYKYLDVFRKTDGQRIVEPFVPKHRAVASLFYESFNRKWNANFTWQWFGSKKMPYLNEVFQPEISDYNSYSKTYSTINLQLTRNWKDFELYLGAENLLDFRQQNYIVGSANPNTGFFDASYIWGPVEGRRMYAGFRYKIDR; encoded by the coding sequence ATGAAACGCCAATTAGTAATAGTCTTAACACTATCATTTTTAGTTGGGTTTAAGGCGCGTGCCCAGCAGATAACGGGTACCGTTTTTGAACTCAATACCAGTAATAAAGAAGTATTGCTCGAGGGAGCAAGCATATCATGGATAAATACCTCCATAGGGGTAATCTCAAATGCCAAAGGTGAATTTGCAATTAATTCACAGGGTGTAACTGATCGTCGGTTAATTGTTTCATTTGTTGGTTTGAAAACGGACACAATCCTTGTGAATCATCATAAACACCTTAAGATTGTATTAAAATCTAACGGAAAACAACTTGACGAAGTAGTGTTTGCACAGCAACGGGAATCTACCATGGTTTCTGTACAGCCTCGTAAAACAGAAATACTCACATCGAAGGAACTTAAAAAAGCAGCTTGTTGTAATTTGGGAGAAAGCTTTCAAACTAATACAACAGTGGATGTTACCTATAGGGATGGCGTTACCGGAAGCAAAGAATTACAGGTTCTTGGCTTGGCTGGTGCTTATACCCAAATATTGACTGAAAACGCCCCTGTTATTACCGGTTTGGGTACTACATATGGCATATATGGCATTCCGGGTACTCAAATTGATCAAATCCATATTGTTAAAGGGCCGGGTTCAGTTGTATTTGGTCCGGAGTCGATTAGTGGAATGATCAATGTGGAGTTAAAGGATCCGATGCGTGCAGATAAACTGTTTGTTAATGGGTATTTGGATGGTTATGCCCGTGCCGAATTAAATGTTGACAAAACATTTAAACTTAGTAAGGACCTGAGTACCTTATTTTCGTTTCATATCGATCGGTTTAAGTTGAAGATGGATCAGAACGATGACTCATTTCTTGACATGCCCATGTTGCAAAATATTAATGTGTTGAGTAAATGGAAATATGAATCAGGGAGTGGCTGGTTTTCTCAAAATTCTATAAAGTATTTGAATGAAAACAGAGAAGGTGGTCAATCGCATTTTTATAACGATAATACTCAATTCGATCCTTCAATTTACGGACAGCAATTAAAAACTAACAGGTTTGAGTTTTATGGCCGTACAGGTTTTATAGTTCCTTCCGGTAGTTATAAAAGTCTGGGGTTGCAATACTCTTATGTTTTACATGATTTAAGTGGTTTTTATGGCCTACGTTCAAATAATGGACATCAACAAAGCATAAACCTTCGCTTAATCTATAATCAGACAATTGGCAGGCTAAATTCCCTTAATATGGGAGCTAGTTATCGCCTGGATAAGATCAATGAACAATTTGGCAATTTGCAGTTGAACAATGATTTGACTATGCCCGGTGTTTTTGTGGAAAACACCTTCTCAGGAGAGGGCAGTCGTCCATTGTCAATAGTAATTGGAGGACGTGCTGATTGGGCAAATGGAGAACTTGTTTTTACTCCAAGGGGAAATGTGAAATGGTCAGTTGATAAAAACACAGACATGCGTTTTTCAATTGGAACAGGTTTTAAAACAGCAAATGTTTTGGCTGAAAACGCTAATATTAAAGTTAGTAACCGGGAAATTGTAATACAGGGACCTTTAAAGTTTGAAAAAGCACTTAATTATGGTTTCAACATCAATAGAAAATTTGAGATTGATTATAGAAAAGGAAGTATAGGAGTTGATTTGTATAGAACCCAGTTCACCAACAAGATTATTCCTGATTATGATACCGATCCAACTAAGGTGTTTTTTAATAATTTGGATGGCAAATCCTATGCTAACAACATTCAAGTAGAAGCTGCTTATTACATTCTCAAACCTGTAGAGTTGAAAGTGGCATATAAATATCTTGATGTATTTCGTAAAACGGATGGTCAACGAATTGTAGAGCCATTTGTGCCTAAGCATCGTGCTGTGGCTTCATTATTTTATGAGTCGTTCAATCGTAAATGGAATGCCAATTTTACCTGGCAATGGTTTGGCAGCAAAAAAATGCCTTATCTAAATGAAGTATTTCAACCTGAGATTAGTGATTACAATAGCTATTCAAAAACATATTCAACCATAAATCTGCAGCTTACGCGTAATTGGAAAGATTTTGAGCTCTATCTGGGTGCTGAAAATCTCCTTGATTTCCGTCAACAGAATTATATTGTGGGTTCAGCAAATCCGAATACAGGCTTTTTTGATGCTTCCTACATCTGGGGGCCGGTTGAAGGTAGGAGAATGTACGCCGGATTTAGGTATAAAATAGATCGATAA
- a CDS encoding HYC_CC_PP family protein: MKKITAIVMSIFFLLNVVGLSVYAHYCGNELQSASVMVAADSCCDDDDSINETQSDCCHNKVETIKIKDDFLSIAKIQQAKLFPVELFLFAYHITFQNKLTDLHNPITVNFKGSPPRNCPIILLTQTFLI, encoded by the coding sequence ATGAAAAAAATCACCGCTATAGTAATGAGCATTTTCTTTCTACTAAATGTAGTAGGATTGAGTGTGTACGCTCATTATTGTGGCAATGAATTACAGAGTGCGAGTGTAATGGTTGCGGCAGATAGCTGTTGTGACGATGACGATTCAATCAATGAAACTCAAAGCGATTGTTGCCATAACAAGGTTGAAACGATCAAAATTAAAGATGATTTTCTTTCAATAGCAAAGATTCAACAGGCAAAATTGTTTCCTGTTGAATTATTTTTGTTTGCCTATCATATTACTTTTCAGAATAAGTTAACAGATCTTCATAACCCGATTACCGTTAACTTTAAGGGCTCACCGCCTCGAAATTGCCCCATTATTCTCCTTACCCAAACATTTCTTATTTGA
- a CDS encoding histidine decarboxylase yields MNKLNAEDQHKLEALRQKIKENSQNSLGYPVSKDFDYSELFELLKYPVNNIGDPFADCTYSVDSREMEREVLEFFAEVFRAQKNDWWGYVTNGGSEGNMYGLYMARELHPKGMVYYSAATHYSVHKNLHLLDMPNIVIRAQKNGEIDYEDLSNTIRMNRHMPVIIMANIGTTMTEAKDDITKIKAILNDAAIQNYYIHCDGALSGTMSPFLNPRPAFDFADGADSIAISGHKFIGSPIPSGVLLVKKSHRDRIGRSVAYIGSLDTTITGSRNGHSPLFLWYAIKTLGLEGFKKRVDHSLSVAAYAENRLKSIGLDAWRNQNAITVVFPQPHEIVRKKWQLASERGLSHIICMPNVTESQIDELILDIEKYREAVLS; encoded by the coding sequence ATGAATAAATTAAATGCTGAAGACCAGCATAAGCTGGAAGCATTGCGTCAAAAGATCAAAGAAAACTCTCAAAACTCTCTAGGGTATCCTGTTTCAAAGGATTTCGATTACTCAGAATTGTTTGAGTTGTTGAAATATCCGGTAAACAATATAGGAGACCCATTTGCTGATTGCACCTATTCGGTGGATTCGAGAGAGATGGAGCGTGAAGTATTGGAGTTCTTTGCAGAAGTATTTCGTGCGCAGAAGAACGACTGGTGGGGGTATGTAACCAATGGAGGTTCTGAAGGTAATATGTATGGTTTATACATGGCACGTGAGCTTCATCCCAAAGGAATGGTTTATTACTCGGCAGCTACCCATTATAGTGTTCATAAAAATCTTCATTTGCTTGATATGCCTAACATTGTTATCAGGGCACAGAAAAACGGTGAAATTGATTATGAAGATTTAAGCAATACCATTCGAATGAACCGACATATGCCTGTAATTATTATGGCTAACATCGGTACAACAATGACAGAAGCAAAAGACGATATCACGAAGATAAAAGCGATACTGAATGACGCAGCTATTCAAAACTATTACATTCATTGCGATGGTGCCTTGTCTGGAACCATGAGTCCTTTCCTGAATCCGCGACCTGCTTTTGATTTTGCTGATGGTGCAGATAGTATTGCCATAAGCGGACATAAGTTTATAGGTTCTCCAATCCCTTCAGGAGTATTGTTAGTAAAGAAGTCGCACCGTGACCGTATTGGCCGTTCAGTGGCCTATATTGGCAGTTTAGACACAACCATTACCGGTTCAAGAAATGGCCATAGCCCGCTGTTTTTATGGTATGCTATTAAAACACTAGGGTTAGAAGGCTTTAAGAAACGTGTTGATCACAGTCTGTCGGTAGCAGCTTATGCAGAAAACCGCTTAAAATCAATCGGTTTAGATGCATGGAGAAATCAAAACGCTATAACAGTTGTGTTTCCGCAGCCCCACGAAATAGTTCGTAAAAAATGGCAGTTAGCATCAGAAAGAGGACTTTCACATATCATTTGTATGCCAAATGTAACTGAAAGTCAGATTGATGAATTAATCCTTGATATTGAGAAATACAGGGAAGCAGTACTTTCCTGA
- a CDS encoding type IX secretion system plug protein: MKIKLLYLFAICFLFLNSTARAQDSKLKYQDWVYRPNIKTVQFENITNQDYATIPVFSLASAEELVLQFDDLNGSTQDYFYTIEHCTADWKPSNLSTIDYLDGYTEDRIIQYKYSFNTIQQYTHYTLAFPTSTMKPTISGNYLLKVYLNNDPMDLVLTRRFYVLRQSVNILTEVKRGTVIKDRSQTQKVNFTIQHPALNVSNPMSEIKTVLTQNDRPDNAMNNMKPTFIRNNELVYNDMDSGTFLGGSEFRNFDTRSLRFFSQRIQDIVKEKKQTDVYLFPDDNYSATAYSTIVDLNGGYAIRNQDGGGDAEVDADYTRTHFALKDTPPTTVGDYYLFGKLTDYQIKDDYKLAFNEVTQRLETQQLFKQGYYDFCYAFVPKGQSVADVCPVEGCHFETDNAYTIYVYFRPVGKRYDELVGIKRFNAKAFFIMR; encoded by the coding sequence ATGAAAATTAAACTTCTATACCTGTTTGCCATCTGTTTTCTTTTTCTGAATTCAACTGCAAGAGCACAAGATTCAAAGCTAAAATATCAGGATTGGGTATACAGACCTAACATTAAAACCGTTCAGTTTGAAAATATTACCAATCAGGATTATGCCACCATTCCCGTGTTCTCTTTGGCGAGTGCAGAGGAATTAGTGTTGCAGTTTGACGATCTTAACGGAAGTACTCAGGATTATTTTTATACGATTGAACATTGTACAGCCGATTGGAAACCAAGTAACCTGTCGACTATAGATTATTTAGATGGTTATACAGAAGATCGTATAATTCAATATAAATATTCATTTAATACGATTCAGCAGTATACTCATTACACGCTTGCTTTTCCGACAAGCACCATGAAACCTACCATTTCTGGTAATTATTTGCTAAAAGTGTACTTGAATAACGACCCGATGGACCTGGTGTTAACTCGTCGTTTTTATGTGCTCAGGCAGTCCGTAAATATTCTTACGGAAGTTAAACGGGGAACCGTAATAAAAGACCGCTCACAAACGCAGAAAGTTAACTTTACCATTCAGCATCCTGCATTGAATGTTTCTAATCCAATGTCTGAGATAAAAACGGTTCTTACACAAAACGATCGTCCTGATAATGCCATGAATAATATGAAACCCACATTTATACGCAATAACGAGTTGGTTTATAATGACATGGATTCGGGTACATTTTTAGGAGGAAGTGAGTTCAGGAATTTTGATACACGCAGTTTACGTTTCTTCTCGCAGCGTATCCAAGACATTGTAAAGGAGAAAAAACAAACGGATGTATATTTATTCCCTGATGATAATTACAGTGCTACTGCATATTCTACAATAGTTGATTTAAACGGTGGATACGCCATCCGAAATCAGGATGGAGGTGGTGATGCTGAAGTTGACGCCGACTATACCAGAACTCATTTCGCATTAAAAGATACCCCACCAACTACTGTGGGTGATTATTATTTGTTTGGTAAACTTACCGATTACCAGATAAAAGACGACTATAAGCTTGCCTTTAATGAAGTAACTCAACGATTGGAAACACAACAATTATTCAAGCAAGGCTATTATGACTTTTGTTATGCATTTGTACCTAAAGGCCAATCTGTAGCAGATGTTTGTCCGGTTGAAGGTTGTCATTTCGAAACGGATAATGCTTACACTATATATGTCTACTTCCGTCCGGTGGGTAAGCGTTATGATGAACTGGTAGGAATAAAACGATTTAATGCAAAGGCGTTTTTCATTATGCGTTGA
- a CDS encoding alkaline phosphatase D family protein, whose product MKQRFTLFILITLLTFSINTSFCQSGGYLTYVEDLKSLGFSLDDKLAPFYHGVASGDPLSDRVVIWTRVTPPKREASNSEWKLAFSVSWKVATDTTFTDIVRNGDIATDETKDFTVKVDVMGLKPNTTYYYQFEAFGKKSLTGATRTAYGAIDELPVKLAFADGNNYTTGYFNAYGRIAEMKDLNAVVVVSGYIDEDAGTTEIRAHIPKIKTETLQDYRNRYAQYHLDKDLMKAHASHPFIVVWEKQKQEVISEKWNDNNKAAEQAFVEWLPVRVAKGEFQRKLSYGKMLEMLMIETQTTQNTGLIASTNALLEQDAVFLEQPHREWLTNQLNYSTANWKILVNRNLMSTINADFEPITNKTYDVWDNHLKDKESLLGFIRSFSLKNIVMVTGGFHNSLGAEVADAASSYDPQNGRLAAIVEVAIPSISASNLIDQDSNAGSSAEAKCLNKAVNPHIKTANFNDHGFVIMNFTKKETKINWYYMKENKLNDITKLKSQTEMTVKNGVSILEK is encoded by the coding sequence ATGAAACAAAGATTTACGCTATTTATACTAATTACGCTCCTTACTTTTTCAATAAATACATCTTTTTGTCAATCAGGTGGTTATTTAACTTATGTTGAAGATCTAAAATCTTTGGGATTTTCACTTGATGATAAGCTTGCCCCTTTTTATCATGGAGTGGCTTCAGGAGATCCTTTAAGCGATCGGGTAGTTATCTGGACTCGTGTAACGCCCCCCAAAAGAGAAGCTTCAAACAGTGAATGGAAATTAGCTTTTTCAGTTAGTTGGAAAGTTGCTACGGATACCACTTTTACGGACATTGTACGTAATGGTGATATTGCAACCGATGAAACTAAAGATTTTACCGTTAAAGTTGATGTAATGGGCTTAAAACCTAATACTACCTACTACTATCAGTTTGAAGCATTTGGAAAGAAATCTTTAACTGGTGCCACTCGAACGGCTTATGGCGCCATTGATGAATTGCCTGTAAAACTGGCATTTGCTGATGGAAACAACTACACTACGGGGTATTTTAATGCTTATGGTCGAATTGCAGAAATGAAAGATTTGAATGCAGTGGTGGTGGTGTCGGGTTATATTGATGAAGATGCGGGCACAACCGAAATACGAGCTCACATACCCAAAATAAAAACGGAAACGCTTCAGGATTACCGAAATCGCTATGCTCAGTACCACCTTGATAAGGACTTGATGAAAGCACACGCATCTCATCCGTTCATCGTGGTTTGGGAAAAGCAAAAACAGGAAGTTATTTCTGAAAAATGGAATGATAATAACAAAGCAGCAGAGCAGGCTTTTGTAGAGTGGTTGCCAGTAAGAGTGGCAAAAGGTGAATTTCAACGGAAATTATCTTATGGTAAGATGCTCGAGATGCTGATGATAGAAACTCAAACCACGCAAAATACAGGACTTATTGCTAGCACTAATGCACTACTGGAACAGGATGCTGTATTTCTTGAACAGCCTCATCGTGAATGGTTAACCAATCAATTAAATTATTCAACAGCTAACTGGAAAATTCTTGTTAACCGAAATCTCATGTCTACAATAAATGCTGATTTCGAACCAATTACAAATAAGACTTACGATGTGTGGGATAATCACCTAAAAGATAAAGAAAGTCTGCTTGGCTTTATCCGGTCATTCAGCCTTAAAAATATTGTCATGGTAACCGGTGGTTTTCATAATTCATTAGGAGCGGAGGTTGCTGATGCAGCAAGCAGTTATGATCCTCAGAATGGAAGACTTGCAGCTATTGTGGAAGTTGCAATTCCTTCAATTTCGGCATCTAATTTAATCGATCAAGATAGTAATGCAGGGAGTAGTGCTGAAGCCAAATGTTTAAATAAAGCTGTAAATCCGCATATCAAAACAGCCAATTTTAATGATCATGGATTTGTGATCATGAACTTTACCAAGAAGGAAACAAAGATCAATTGGTATTACATGAAAGAGAATAAGCTTAACGATATAACCAAACTAAAATCGCAAACCGAAATGACCGTGAAAAACGGAGTGTCTATCCTGGAAAAATAA
- a CDS encoding Crp/Fnr family transcriptional regulator, with translation MALFHLNNYLSNYYPVSVEARNAILKIAEFKECPPKTMLLQEGQVQKYLYYLNKGLARGYYHMADKEITLWICYEPDTLGNSDSFFNQVPSDVGIETIEACQLLIVPREPWHELYDKYPEIERVSRLVSQSNVQKLYRRIKILHYSSPEEKYRYLIENEPQIIQRTPLKFIASYLNITPETLSRIRAKIF, from the coding sequence ATGGCTCTATTTCATCTCAATAACTACCTTTCAAATTATTATCCTGTAAGTGTAGAAGCACGAAACGCCATTTTGAAGATTGCTGAGTTTAAGGAATGTCCACCCAAGACTATGCTCTTACAAGAAGGCCAGGTTCAAAAGTATCTTTATTATTTGAACAAAGGATTGGCCAGGGGTTATTACCACATGGCCGACAAAGAAATTACCTTATGGATTTGTTATGAGCCGGATACACTCGGCAATTCTGATAGTTTTTTTAACCAAGTTCCTTCGGATGTGGGCATAGAAACGATAGAAGCTTGCCAATTATTGATAGTACCTCGTGAGCCATGGCATGAGCTGTATGACAAATACCCCGAAATTGAGCGGGTAAGCCGTCTGGTTAGTCAATCAAACGTTCAGAAACTTTATCGTCGGATCAAAATATTGCATTATTCGTCGCCTGAAGAAAAATATCGCTACCTTATTGAAAATGAACCTCAGATAATACAGCGGACGCCTTTAAAATTTATTGCTTCTTATCTTAATATTACCCCCGAAACGCTGAGTCGCATTAGAGCTAAAATCTTCTAA
- a CDS encoding ABC-F family ATP-binding cassette domain-containing protein, translating to MIALNDITFEFGSRALYDEANWHIKPGEKIGLIGANGTGKTTLLKLLVGDYTPTKGIISKSKDLKIGYLNQDLLSVQSDFSILHVAMEAFERQNQLHDEIEALLKKLEIDYSDDLLHKLSDKQHEFEALDGYNIQYKAEQILAGLGFSAEDSKRPLKEFSGGWRMRVMLAKILLQKPDLLLLDEPTNHLDLPSIKWLEGYLNSFEGAYIIVSHDRYFLDRTVQKIVESKGGQLIQYAGNYSFYIEEKALREEIQRGQFKNQQQKIKEEERLIERFRAKASKAKMAQSRIKALEKMERVSDVDDDNPSVSFRFSFSRPSGRSVVQLRDISKEYPGLQLLKNTDGDIEKGDKIALIGANGKGKSTLLRIVANSDVTSGEVNKGHNVLQSFFAQHQLESLHLDNTILEELQSFAPTRTDTELRSLLGCFLFTGDDVFKKIKVLSGGEKSRVALAKVLTSDANFLILDEPTNHLDIQSVNILIQALQQYEGTFILVSHDRYLIENVANKIWFIENKEIKDYPGSYHEYDEWYEKRQKELSKVAQEPKKVVEQPKIMKQDNRSENKEKSKELKKLNQELDRLESAVVDLENQQKNYEGEMAKEEVFSNASKLKEVNDAYLAIKSKLEKTQQEWESLAEKIMELEA from the coding sequence ATGATTGCATTAAATGACATTACGTTTGAATTTGGATCCAGAGCTTTATATGACGAAGCTAATTGGCATATTAAACCTGGAGAGAAAATCGGACTGATTGGGGCCAACGGAACGGGTAAAACAACTTTATTGAAGTTGCTGGTAGGTGATTATACACCGACAAAAGGTATTATTTCAAAATCAAAAGATTTAAAGATCGGTTATTTAAACCAGGATCTTTTATCTGTTCAATCTGATTTCAGCATTTTGCACGTGGCAATGGAGGCATTTGAACGCCAAAATCAGCTGCATGATGAAATTGAAGCATTGCTAAAGAAACTTGAAATAGATTATTCGGATGATTTACTCCATAAATTAAGTGATAAGCAGCATGAGTTTGAGGCTTTAGATGGTTATAATATCCAGTATAAGGCTGAGCAAATTTTAGCAGGTCTTGGATTTAGTGCCGAAGATTCGAAGCGTCCGTTAAAAGAGTTTTCTGGTGGATGGCGCATGCGTGTGATGTTGGCAAAGATTCTTCTTCAAAAACCTGACCTTTTATTGCTGGATGAGCCTACCAACCACTTGGACTTACCATCAATTAAGTGGCTGGAAGGTTACTTAAATAGTTTTGAAGGTGCCTATATTATTGTTTCCCACGATCGCTATTTCCTTGATCGTACTGTTCAGAAAATTGTGGAGTCTAAAGGTGGACAATTAATTCAATATGCTGGTAATTATAGCTTCTATATAGAAGAAAAGGCTTTGCGTGAAGAAATTCAACGTGGTCAGTTTAAAAACCAACAACAGAAGATCAAAGAAGAAGAACGTTTGATTGAACGTTTCCGTGCAAAAGCTTCTAAAGCTAAAATGGCGCAATCGCGTATTAAGGCTTTGGAGAAAATGGAACGGGTTTCGGATGTGGATGATGATAATCCTTCCGTATCATTCCGTTTCTCATTTTCTCGTCCATCTGGTCGTAGCGTTGTACAATTACGTGATATCTCCAAAGAATATCCTGGTTTACAGTTATTGAAAAATACCGATGGTGATATTGAAAAGGGTGATAAAATTGCCCTAATTGGTGCCAACGGTAAGGGTAAGTCGACGTTGTTACGCATTGTTGCTAATTCGGATGTTACCAGTGGTGAGGTGAATAAAGGACATAATGTATTACAATCGTTCTTTGCACAGCACCAGTTAGAATCACTACATCTGGATAATACCATTTTAGAAGAGCTTCAGTCATTTGCTCCCACACGTACAGATACTGAATTACGCTCATTGTTGGGATGTTTCTTATTTACCGGAGATGATGTATTTAAGAAAATCAAAGTATTATCCGGAGGTGAAAAATCGCGTGTTGCATTAGCTAAGGTGTTAACATCTGACGCCAACTTCCTGATTCTGGATGAGCCTACCAACCACTTGGATATTCAATCGGTTAATATTCTTATTCAGGCTTTACAGCAGTATGAAGGAACATTTATTTTGGTTTCTCACGATCGTTATTTAATTGAAAATGTGGCCAATAAAATTTGGTTCATTGAGAATAAAGAGATCAAGGATTATCCTGGTTCCTACCATGAATACGATGAATGGTACGAGAAACGTCAGAAAGAATTAAGTAAAGTTGCTCAAGAACCGAAGAAGGTAGTTGAGCAGCCTAAAATTATGAAGCAGGATAATCGTTCAGAAAATAAAGAGAAATCAAAAGAGCTGAAAAAACTCAATCAAGAGTTGGATAGGCTTGAGTCTGCAGTAGTCGATCTGGAAAATCAGCAGAAAAACTATGAAGGTGAAATGGCTAAAGAAGAAGTGTTTTCGAATGCATCAAAGCTTAAAGAGGTAAATGATGCTTATTTAGCCATAAAATCAAAGCTTGAGAAAACCCAACAAGAATGGGAGAGTCTTGCTGAAAAAATCATGGAATTAGAGGCTTAA